The segment ACCGTTGCCGCGTTGCAATCGGTGTCGAGTCCCATTTCGACGGCAAGGCCGACACAGCGCGAGAAGTCCGGCCAGCCCCAAAGCAGCGCAATGAGCGCGATGGCATCGTTGTTGACAGCGTGCACCCAATGGTATTGGCCAAAAAAGGATCGGTCAATCGCGTCTCGAGCGTCTTGGGCAGACAGTCCCTGCTTGTGCCACTCCAGCACGGCGGCGACCATGGCCGCGTGGCGAGAATCCTTTGGCGTAACGGCAATGCCTGCCTTTAGAATCTGAAAGATGTCGTCGGTAACGAACGCCTTTGCGATGGCGGCGGCAAAGAACATCGCGCTGTAGACGCCGTTTTTAACGTGGCTGAGGGTTGCGTCTTTGTAAGCAAGTTCGGCCGCCCGAGCGGGGTTGCCCGGATGGGCGTAGGCGTAAGCGTCAACCCGAATACGCGCACCGATCCATTCTCGATAGGGGTTCATAAAGGTCGCCGGGTCTTCTTCGTCGTTGACGATGTTCTTGTAGGCAACGCGCTCCGCAGTGTAGGTTTGATAGTAGGGCAGGTAAGTCAGCCAGCCTTCAGCAACGTTCTCGGTCGTCAACTTTGCCCCGTGCTTTTCAAGAAGAAGAAGGCCGAGCACGCTATAGTCCGTGTCGTCGTCTCTTTCTGCACGATGAAACGAGCCTTTAGTACAGTAAAGGTAAGGGTTTGGGATTCTCTTGGGGCGTTTTCTCGATTCGGCCGGCAGGTAGTCCTCTACGCGGTCAAGACCGGCGCCTGCTATGTACTCCGCGATCTGTCGTCTGGACCAGCCTTCGACCGGTTTGCCGGCCATGCATCCGGCACAACGGCCCAGCCAGGCGCCGAGCATCTGATCGGGCAGGCGATTGGGATCTGGCTTCTCGTTGCGGGGCTTGCGTTGGACAATGTCGCCCCATGCCGAGGGTTCAATAAAGGGCCAATCGCGTTTTTGGCGCATGGTAGAGAGTTCGCGGTAGAGCCCCATCGCCTCGTCGAATTGGACGGCGCGTTCCACGCGCTCAGCGATCCAAAACGTGTCCGCTCCTTCTTCCGTTTTCTGTCTCAGTTCGGCGCAGAGCAGTTCCAGCAGGGCGTCCACGTCTCGCATTGGCTTTATGTTCGGGGCCGGAAGGTTCTTACCTGCCTATGCTACAATTCCGCCCATGATAGTTTCAGACCGGTTGAGCAAACGATACGGCAGCGTTCAGGCGGTTCGTTCGCTGAGTCTGACGGTCGATGCGGGGGAGATTTACGGGTTTTTGGGTCCCAATGGCGCGGGCAAGACCACCACGATTAAGATGTTGACGGGATTGTTGAGGCCGACAGAAGGTTCGGCGCGAGTTGGCGGCTTCGATTTGGAGAGTCAGCCCGTACAGGCGAAGCGTCTGATCGGGTTTGTGCCGGACAATCCGTTTCTTTATGAAAAATTGACCGGTAGAGAGTACTTGCGGCTGACGGGCGACTTATGGGGCGTTGACGGCGAGGGTCGAGAAGAGCGGATTGCGGCGCTGTTAGAGGAGTTTGAGCTTACGGAGAAGGCCGATTCGATCATACAAAGCTACTCGCGAGGGATGAGGCAAAAGACGGCATTAGCGGCGGCGCTGTTGCATTCGCCGAAGGCGCTGTTTTTGGACGAGCCGACGGTGGGACTGGACCCTAAGGGGGCGCGTCTGCTTAAGGACACATTGTTGAAATTGGCGGATGCTGGCGCAGCGGTGTTCATTTCGACGCACATCCTGGAGATTGCAGAGCAACTCTGCGATCGCGTCGGTATTGTGCGCGATGGCGAGTTGATCGCCGAAGGAGAGCCTCGCGAGCTGCTGACAAACTCGAACAATGCCTCTTTGGAAGAACTCTTTCTTGAGCTGACCGAGTCGGCAATGGCGCTGGAGCTGGCCGAGTAGATGCCGATCGTGTGGAGCGGAGACAGCGCTAAGTGGTTAGTCGCGCTGGGCGGGCTGAACTGCATTTTGATCTTCGTTTGGTTCGTGCATCATCTGAGAATTCAGCGCGGGCAGGCTGGATTGCTGGCCAGGCGGTGGAGTTTGGTGGATTTGGCGGCCGCGGTGCAGTTTGCCTTGGTCATACTGGCTGGAATTGGAATCGCGGCAGCGATCTTGCTCAGGCCTGTGCTACAAGATGCGTCGGAGCCGTTAGGCGCTCGAGAATTGGCTTTCTTGGCGATCATGACTTTGGCACAGTTCGGCGTCTTGGCCGGCGCCGCTATCGTGCTGTGCGCAGGCAAGTACCAGATGACTTGGTCCGCGTTCGGTCTAGACCGGCTGAACTCGTCGCGGTTGGCTTTGGGGGCCCTATACGGAGTTGGGGCGTTGGCGGCTTCCGCAATCTCTATCCGCATTTTTGAAGCGATCGACAAGGGGCCGCTGGGCAATCCGTTTACGCGCGATATAGCGAGCGATCCATCGGCTCAGGCGGTTCAAGAGTTTGCGGCCCGAGCGATGGACAGTCCGATCTTTGTGCTCGCGATAGTCGCGGTGGTTGCAGGGCTTGCGCCGTTTTGCGAGGAGTTGTTCTTTCGAGGCCTGCTGTTGCGCAGTTTTTCTGCGCGGATGGGGCGAGGCTTTGGCATTCTGATCTCGTCGCTGATCTTTGCCGCGGCGCACGGGTCGGCGGTCGGGTTCGTGCCTCGGTTTATCATGGGAGCGCTGTTCGCCAGCGTTACATTGCGCACGGGTTCGCTGTGGCCTGCAATCGTTGCCCATGCAGCAAACAACTCGGTCGCGCTCTTTGCATTGATGCAGTAGACTATCGTCCATGCGATTTTTCCTTTTTGAGGACGATGAAGGCGCTGCGATCGGGGTCGAGTTTGAGGGCGCGCACTACCGAGCGGGCGACATAGCAACCACTTCGCGGCCCGAAGAGTGGCTCCAAGCGCTCAGCTTGCTGATGTTGACCAATCCGCGCGGCCTGCCGGAGATCGATGCGAGCGAGATTCGGTTCTTGCCTGCAGTTCTCAACCCATCGAAGGTGATTGCGATCGGGTTGAACTACCGAGACCATTGCAAGGAGCAGGGCTTGCCGGAACCTGAGTTTCCGACGGTTTTCGCAAAGTACCCTTCGTCTTTGACCGGTCATCGGACCGAAGTTCGGTATCCAAAGGCGACCAGCGCATTAGACTACGAAGCAGAATTAGGAATCGTGATTGGGAAGACTGCACAAAACGTAACCGTGGACGACGCGGCCGGGCACATTGCCGGCTATGCGATCGTTAACGACCTGACGGCAAGGGATTTGCAAAAGTTGGAGAAGCAGTTTGTAAGGGCCAAGTCGTTTGATGGCTTCGCGCCCTGCGGACCCTATCTCGTTCCAGCGCGAAATGTGCCCGATCCGATGAAGTTAGCGATTCGATTGTGGGTCAACGACGAGCTTCGACAGTCGTCGAGCACGTCGGAGATGGTGTTTGGTGTCAACCAGTTGGTTTCGCACCTGTCTCAAGGGGCGACGCTACTGCCGGGCGATCTGATCATTACCGGGACTCCGGCCGGGGTTGGATTCTATCGAGAGCCGCAGGGGTTGTTGAAGCCGGGCGACCGTGTGCGGATCGAACTGGACGGGCTTGGCGTTTTAGAGAACGCCATTGTGGATTAGGCGCTCTTGCCCCAATCGGAAACGAACCAGCCGGTTAGCAGTCCCGCGAACACCACATTGCCGCCAAAGAGCAACGTAGCGCCGAAAGCCTGAAAATAAGCGACCGCGAAGAGGATCGCAAAGAGACCGGCGGCTCCGTAGGCCTTGTTGAGCGATGGGCTGCCGCCTCCGTGAATGGTTGAGATCAGGGCGTAGATTGCGGCGGACAAAGGAAAGCACAACAGGGCGATGAGCGCCAAGATTAGACCCGGACCCTTAATGGGCAGGGCGTCCTGCACGGCTTGCACCCAGCCGGACGCCGACATGAGCACGCCTAGCAACAGGCCGCAGATCGCCATGTAAAGAAGCAGGTTGGAGCTCCACGCGCCGATGCCCGCGCTGCCAATGGCTTGGCCGGGCGCCAACAGCGCCATAAAGACGGTGAAGAGGCAGCCGGAGAAGCCGATGATCTGGGCAGCCATTTTGACGCCGTCCGCTGCAGGAGCGATCGGCGTTGCGGGTTCGGCTGCCCGAGTCTTGGCCAATCGGGTGAACTTCTTTTGCAGCGAGTCGTTGTTCGGGTCGAGTTGCAGAGCGATTGTGTAGGAGGAAAGCGCGAGTTCAGACTTGCCTTGTATCCGATAGACATCGCCAACGATGGTATGAGCGAGCGCCGAGCGAGGCTGTATCTTCGCGGCGGCTTTGGCTTTGGCGAGCGCCTCGAAGAAGCGCCCGGCGACGAAGGCGAGTTCGGCCTCGTGGAGCAGGCGTTTGTACTCCTCGCCCTTGTTCGGTTGGCTTTGCGTTGGTCGCGGCTTCGGCTTTGGCGGCCGTTGGTTCATCTGTAGCAGCGCATCGAACTGCTTTCTTCGCTCTGGATTGCTGAGAACCTGATAGGCTTCTTGGACTCTAAGGAACTGTTCTTTGGCGGCGCTGGACGGATTGACGTCCGGGTGAAACTGGCGCGCTAGCTCGCGGTACTTAGCGCGGATTTCATCTTGGGTCGCCTGACGGCTGAGGCCGAGCGTCTTGTAATGGTCGGTCATTATTCCCCAGCGCCTTGGAATATTTGCGCGAAGTAGCCGCTATAGAAGGAGATAACGATGTAGCCGACATAAATCGCGGCGGCCAAGAGCGCCACGATGCCAAGGATGGTGGCGGCCTGATGACTGCCGACCTCGCTTTCGGCCTCATAGAACTCGGCGACCTTGTTGACCATTGAATCCAATGAGCCGGTCTGTTCGCCCGTAGCGACCATATCGATCACCATGGGCGGGAACACGCCCGTGGCCGCGATGCTCTCGGCAATCCCTGCTCCTGATTCCAGTTTTGTGGCAACGGGCGAGATGCTGGCTGCCAGGTACTCGTTGCCGGAGGCTTCCGCAGAAATACGTATGGCATGGGTGATGGGCACGCCTGCGGCATAGAGGGCGCCCAACGCCCGTCCAAATCGAGCGAGGCAGATTTGGCGAAGAGTCTTTCCGATCCAGGGAAGCGAAATCAAAATCGCGTCGATGGCGCGGCGAATGGTCATGCTTTGGGTTGCAATCCGCCAGGCAGCCCAAACAGCGAAGAGAACTCCAAAGATTTTGAGAAAGGTCATAGCCATTTGGATCGCGAACTCGCCAGGCGGCATTCCCTGGCCAGTGATCATATAAATGATCGGGCCGGGAAGAGCAGGAATGATGAGCGCCATGAACATGACCAATTTTGGGTAGAACGTGAGGCGGCGTATCAGTCGGCGCAAGGCTAATTCGCGCTCCAGGTACTCTGCGATCTGCCGCGAGGCGCTTTCTAGCAATCCGCCTTCGACGCCTACTCGGATGATTGCGCGCTGCACCTTGCTAAAGATGTGCGGATGTCGGTCGAAAGCCTCGGCCAGATTCTCGCCGCCCATGACTGAATCTCGGATATTGAGCAGCGCTCGACGCAGTTTGACGTTGCCCGCCTGATTGCTCAATGTGTACAGCACTTGAACCAAGGGGACGCCTGCCGCGATCATGGTGGCGAATTGTCGGAAGAAGATGGCGAGATGGTGAAGGCCGACGCCGCCGAAGAGCGGTCGGACGACGCGGTCTCGGGCGGCTGTAGCGGCTGTTACCGGCTCGGCATCGGCGTACATTTCGAGCGGCCAGAAGCCCATGCCTCGCACTTGGTCGTTGGCGTCGAGGCGCGATGCGGCAAACACGGAGCCTTGCACCGTGTTGCCCTCTTGATCTCGCGCAATG is part of the Armatimonadota bacterium genome and harbors:
- a CDS encoding ADP-ribosylglycohydrolase family protein, producing MRDVDALLELLCAELRQKTEEGADTFWIAERVERAVQFDEAMGLYRELSTMRQKRDWPFIEPSAWGDIVQRKPRNEKPDPNRLPDQMLGAWLGRCAGCMAGKPVEGWSRRQIAEYIAGAGLDRVEDYLPAESRKRPKRIPNPYLYCTKGSFHRAERDDDTDYSVLGLLLLEKHGAKLTTENVAEGWLTYLPYYQTYTAERVAYKNIVNDEEDPATFMNPYREWIGARIRVDAYAYAHPGNPARAAELAYKDATLSHVKNGVYSAMFFAAAIAKAFVTDDIFQILKAGIAVTPKDSRHAAMVAAVLEWHKQGLSAQDARDAIDRSFFGQYHWVHAVNNDAIALIALLWGWPDFSRCVGLAVEMGLDTDCNAATVGSILGASLGASNLPKRWTKPLKDRLATGLFGMAELRISGLADRTLRLVHAR
- a CDS encoding ABC transporter ATP-binding protein, which encodes MIVSDRLSKRYGSVQAVRSLSLTVDAGEIYGFLGPNGAGKTTTIKMLTGLLRPTEGSARVGGFDLESQPVQAKRLIGFVPDNPFLYEKLTGREYLRLTGDLWGVDGEGREERIAALLEEFELTEKADSIIQSYSRGMRQKTALAAALLHSPKALFLDEPTVGLDPKGARLLKDTLLKLADAGAAVFISTHILEIAEQLCDRVGIVRDGELIAEGEPRELLTNSNNASLEELFLELTESAMALELAE
- a CDS encoding CPBP family intramembrane metalloprotease, translating into MPIVWSGDSAKWLVALGGLNCILIFVWFVHHLRIQRGQAGLLARRWSLVDLAAAVQFALVILAGIGIAAAILLRPVLQDASEPLGARELAFLAIMTLAQFGVLAGAAIVLCAGKYQMTWSAFGLDRLNSSRLALGALYGVGALAASAISIRIFEAIDKGPLGNPFTRDIASDPSAQAVQEFAARAMDSPIFVLAIVAVVAGLAPFCEELFFRGLLLRSFSARMGRGFGILISSLIFAAAHGSAVGFVPRFIMGALFASVTLRTGSLWPAIVAHAANNSVALFALMQ
- a CDS encoding fumarylacetoacetate hydrolase family protein codes for the protein MRFFLFEDDEGAAIGVEFEGAHYRAGDIATTSRPEEWLQALSLLMLTNPRGLPEIDASEIRFLPAVLNPSKVIAIGLNYRDHCKEQGLPEPEFPTVFAKYPSSLTGHRTEVRYPKATSALDYEAELGIVIGKTAQNVTVDDAAGHIAGYAIVNDLTARDLQKLEKQFVRAKSFDGFAPCGPYLVPARNVPDPMKLAIRLWVNDELRQSSSTSEMVFGVNQLVSHLSQGATLLPGDLIITGTPAGVGFYREPQGLLKPGDRVRIELDGLGVLENAIVD
- a CDS encoding DnaJ domain-containing protein: MTDHYKTLGLSRQATQDEIRAKYRELARQFHPDVNPSSAAKEQFLRVQEAYQVLSNPERRKQFDALLQMNQRPPKPKPRPTQSQPNKGEEYKRLLHEAELAFVAGRFFEALAKAKAAAKIQPRSALAHTIVGDVYRIQGKSELALSSYTIALQLDPNNDSLQKKFTRLAKTRAAEPATPIAPAADGVKMAAQIIGFSGCLFTVFMALLAPGQAIGSAGIGAWSSNLLLYMAICGLLLGVLMSASGWVQAVQDALPIKGPGLILALIALLCFPLSAAIYALISTIHGGGSPSLNKAYGAAGLFAILFAVAYFQAFGATLLFGGNVVFAGLLTGWFVSDWGKSA
- a CDS encoding type II secretion system F family protein; translation: MAVFRYIARDQEGNTVQGSVFAASRLDANDQVRGMGFWPLEMYADAEPVTAATAARDRVVRPLFGGVGLHHLAIFFRQFATMIAAGVPLVQVLYTLSNQAGNVKLRRALLNIRDSVMGGENLAEAFDRHPHIFSKVQRAIIRVGVEGGLLESASRQIAEYLERELALRRLIRRLTFYPKLVMFMALIIPALPGPIIYMITGQGMPPGEFAIQMAMTFLKIFGVLFAVWAAWRIATQSMTIRRAIDAILISLPWIGKTLRQICLARFGRALGALYAAGVPITHAIRISAEASGNEYLAASISPVATKLESGAGIAESIAATGVFPPMVIDMVATGEQTGSLDSMVNKVAEFYEAESEVGSHQAATILGIVALLAAAIYVGYIVISFYSGYFAQIFQGAGE